From a single Cytophagales bacterium WSM2-2 genomic region:
- a CDS encoding DNA repair protein RecN: MLTHLSIKNYALIRQLDLEPSANLNVVTGETGAGKSIILGAIGLLLGNRADIKALYDENDKCITEGTFDISAYSLREIFEEENLDYEKQTVIRREVNPAGKSRAFINDTPVTLETMRRIGSRLMDIHSQHETLELGRHQFQLELIDSFAGNEKIRNEYTIRWKSFVKAKKEYESLFNEATTLRQESDFVKFQLEELTKATLKEGEQEKLESELSILEHAEEIKAKLTSIIAQLGQSEYSVAQTLSNVKSEFQSLTGFSKEYEQLLQRIESARIELNDILSEAENANEKTEFDPARSEQVGARLSLIYQLQQKHRLSSISQLLELQSSLQDKADKTSNLDDALATAKEKLKQSETDLRKQADLLSKSRTKVTTSLCKQLISLLKELGIPEAQMTVEMSVTEPTASGIDDVEIMFSANKGIVLRPLAQVASGGEFSRVMFSIKYVMAEKKSLPTLILDEIDTGVSGEVAIRLGNRMKEMAQRHQVIAISHLPQIAAKGDTHYFVFKDNSAKKTESQIRKLESKDRVTEIAKMIGGEKPSAISIENAKELMEN, encoded by the coding sequence ATGCTCACTCACCTTTCCATAAAAAACTACGCGCTTATCCGTCAATTGGACCTGGAGCCATCGGCAAATCTCAATGTGGTGACGGGGGAGACGGGGGCCGGTAAGTCGATTATACTTGGAGCTATTGGTCTGTTATTAGGTAACCGCGCAGATATCAAAGCATTGTACGATGAAAACGACAAATGCATTACGGAGGGCACTTTTGATATTTCCGCTTATTCTTTGAGAGAAATCTTTGAAGAGGAGAACCTCGACTACGAGAAACAAACCGTAATCCGCAGAGAAGTAAACCCGGCAGGCAAGAGCAGGGCTTTTATCAATGACACTCCGGTGACTTTGGAAACCATGCGCAGAATTGGCAGCCGGTTGATGGATATTCACTCACAGCACGAGACGCTTGAACTTGGACGGCATCAGTTTCAATTGGAGTTGATTGACTCATTTGCTGGAAATGAAAAAATCAGGAATGAGTACACGATTCGCTGGAAGAGTTTCGTGAAGGCGAAGAAAGAATATGAAAGCCTGTTCAATGAAGCTACTACGCTTCGGCAAGAGAGTGACTTCGTTAAATTCCAATTGGAAGAATTAACAAAGGCAACTTTGAAAGAGGGCGAGCAGGAGAAGTTGGAGTCGGAACTTTCTATACTGGAGCATGCGGAAGAGATAAAAGCAAAATTGACGAGTATCATTGCCCAGTTGGGGCAGTCTGAATATTCAGTTGCCCAGACGTTGAGTAATGTAAAATCTGAGTTTCAGTCACTCACCGGTTTTTCGAAAGAATATGAGCAGCTTCTACAACGCATTGAAAGCGCCAGGATAGAACTGAATGATATTTTGAGTGAGGCAGAGAACGCCAACGAAAAAACGGAGTTTGATCCCGCCCGTTCAGAACAAGTCGGTGCAAGGCTTAGCCTGATTTACCAGTTGCAGCAAAAACATCGCTTGAGTTCCATATCCCAATTGCTGGAGCTGCAATCATCTCTTCAGGATAAAGCGGACAAAACCAGCAATCTGGATGATGCATTGGCGACAGCGAAAGAAAAATTAAAACAATCCGAGACTGATTTGAGGAAACAAGCGGATTTACTCAGCAAGTCTAGGACGAAAGTCACTACTTCGCTCTGCAAACAATTGATTTCTCTATTGAAAGAATTGGGAATACCTGAGGCACAGATGACCGTGGAGATGTCTGTTACGGAACCAACAGCTTCAGGAATAGATGATGTAGAGATCATGTTCAGTGCCAATAAAGGAATTGTCCTGAGGCCGTTGGCCCAGGTTGCCTCGGGTGGTGAGTTTTCTCGGGTGATGTTTTCGATTAAGTATGTAATGGCAGAAAAGAAATCACTACCGACACTCATTCTTGACGAAATTGACACCGGGGTTTCTGGAGAAGTTGCGATTCGCCTTGGTAATCGGATGAAGGAAATGGCCCAACGCCATCAAGTGATAGCTATCAGTCACCTGCCTCAGATTGCTGCGAAAGGGGACACACATTACTTTGTATTCAAGGACAATTCAGCAAAGAAAACCGAAAGCCAGATTCGCAAATTGGAAAGCAAAGATCGCGTAACGGAAATTGCAAAAATGATTGGGGGTGAAAAACCTTCGGCAATTAGTATTGAAAACGCGAAAGAGTTGATGGAAAATTGA
- a CDS encoding DNA-directed RNA polymerase sigma-70 factor codes for MDDLIARCRGGDRQAYYNLYKLYSRAMYNVGYRIVNNADEAKDVLQDAFISAFNNLEMYRGEAAFGAWLKRIVVNKAINQVRRRRFERLPETENFDVKEEAVVDELEGYPFEVEKVRKAIEQLPDGYRVVLSLYLLEGYDHGEIGEILGITESTSKSQFNRSKKKLKEILEGGSL; via the coding sequence GTGGATGACCTAATTGCGCGGTGCCGTGGAGGCGACCGGCAGGCCTACTATAACTTGTATAAACTTTACAGCCGCGCCATGTATAATGTGGGCTACCGGATTGTAAATAACGCTGACGAGGCGAAGGATGTACTTCAGGATGCCTTTATCAGCGCTTTTAACAATCTGGAAATGTACCGTGGCGAAGCTGCTTTTGGCGCCTGGTTAAAAAGAATTGTCGTGAATAAGGCCATTAACCAGGTCAGGCGCAGGCGGTTTGAGCGGTTACCGGAAACAGAGAACTTTGATGTAAAGGAAGAGGCCGTAGTTGACGAATTGGAAGGCTATCCTTTTGAAGTGGAAAAAGTAAGGAAAGCAATTGAGCAATTACCCGATGGCTACCGCGTTGTATTGTCACTGTACTTGTTGGAAGGATACGACCACGGAGAGATAGGAGAAATATTGGGAATCACCGAATCCACTTCAAAGTCTCAATTCAACCGGTCTAAAAAGAAGTTAAAAGAAATATTGGAAGGAGGCTCCCTATGA
- the rpoN gene encoding RNA polymerase sigma-54 factor, with translation MQKLSLNQSLQQKLSPQQIQFIKLLQVPTAELESRIEEELELNPTLEEGEEGEPEQETAETPEESPENENQEAQETSETSDSSDEIDIKDYLRDDDYNSYKTYNSDDDEEDDREMPIATASTLHEAMMTQLGFLGLNEKQNAIGKQLVGSIEGDGYIRRDIESIVNDLAFSQGIDTNLEEVEGILKKIQSFDPSGIAARNLQECLLLQLDRMDDGQDVDVIVAKRILGECYEEFTKKHYAKILKKLDLDDEDYIKDAIELIVRLNPKPGGETSGGMVKNQYVIPDFILTNNHGKIEVALNSRNAPELRVSRSYSEMFQAYDKSDKKDKKLKEAVSFVKQKLDAARWFIDAIKQRQQTLLRTMRAIVEFQFDYFLDGDETKLKPMILKDIAGMIGMDISTVSRVASSKTVQTDFGTFPLKYFFSEGISTDSGEEASSREVKQIIKDFISEEDKSKPYSDDKLEELLNEKGYNIARRTVAKYREQLNIPVARLRKEM, from the coding sequence ATGCAAAAACTCAGTCTCAATCAGTCCCTTCAGCAGAAGCTATCGCCACAGCAGATACAGTTTATCAAGCTGTTGCAGGTGCCTACGGCTGAACTGGAAAGCCGGATTGAGGAAGAGCTGGAATTGAATCCCACCTTGGAAGAAGGTGAAGAGGGAGAGCCCGAACAAGAGACTGCAGAAACGCCTGAAGAGAGTCCTGAGAACGAAAATCAGGAAGCGCAAGAAACGAGCGAAACAAGTGATTCCAGTGATGAGATCGACATCAAGGATTACCTCCGTGATGACGATTATAACAGCTACAAGACTTACAATAGTGATGACGATGAGGAAGACGACCGTGAAATGCCCATCGCCACCGCTTCCACCCTGCACGAAGCCATGATGACCCAGCTCGGGTTCCTCGGATTAAATGAGAAACAAAATGCCATTGGCAAACAATTGGTCGGGAGCATTGAAGGTGACGGATATATTCGAAGGGATATTGAGTCGATTGTAAACGACCTTGCCTTTTCGCAGGGAATTGATACTAACCTGGAGGAAGTAGAGGGGATATTAAAAAAGATTCAAAGTTTCGATCCTTCCGGTATTGCGGCCCGGAACCTTCAGGAATGCCTGCTGCTGCAACTCGATCGCATGGACGATGGTCAGGATGTAGACGTGATTGTGGCAAAACGTATCCTCGGAGAATGCTATGAAGAGTTTACCAAAAAACATTACGCTAAAATCCTCAAGAAGCTTGATCTCGATGACGAAGATTATATAAAGGATGCAATTGAACTGATTGTTCGATTGAATCCCAAGCCGGGTGGTGAAACTTCCGGTGGGATGGTTAAAAACCAATACGTTATCCCCGATTTCATCCTGACGAATAACCACGGCAAAATTGAAGTCGCGCTAAACTCACGCAACGCACCGGAGCTTCGCGTAAGCCGCAGTTATTCGGAAATGTTCCAGGCCTACGACAAGAGCGACAAAAAAGACAAGAAGCTGAAGGAAGCTGTTTCTTTCGTGAAGCAAAAGCTGGATGCAGCCCGTTGGTTCATCGATGCGATTAAACAACGCCAGCAGACCTTGCTGAGAACGATGCGGGCGATCGTTGAATTTCAATTCGACTATTTCCTCGATGGCGATGAGACCAAACTCAAGCCAATGATCTTGAAAGATATTGCGGGCATGATCGGGATGGATATCTCCACCGTGAGCCGTGTGGCCAGCAGCAAAACCGTGCAGACCGACTTTGGCACTTTCCCATTGAAGTATTTTTTCTCAGAGGGAATCAGCACTGATTCGGGCGAAGAAGCCAGCAGCCGTGAAGTGAAGCAAATCATTAAAGACTTCATTAGCGAGGAGGACAAAAGCAAGCCTTACTCCGATGATAAACTGGAAGAGCTGCTGAATGAAAAAGGATACAATATCGCCAGGCGTACTGTTGCCAAGTACCGCGAGCAATTAAACATACCTGTGGCGCGGTTAAGAAAAGAGATGTGA
- a CDS encoding DUF4835 domain-containing protein codes for MRKVLAFVLSVAANWSFAQELNCKVTINADQIQTSDRSVFKDMERAFAGFLNSRKWTNDTYKNHEKINCTIFLNIGRMPSIGNFAANAQITAARPIFNTNYETVLLNFADREFEFSYIESQPMDYNDNAYINNLTSLLAFYAYAILAVDYDSFSEMGGNPYVQKMLLVVNNAQGSNSPGWDALGNNRSRYALLESMNNPQQADIRKGSYKYHRLALDNYQKDPGQSQEQILDVIKSIKKVYGVYPTSVLVSSFFDAKFNELANVFSEASLNIKREAYDLLTSVDPKRTVYQKIISDN; via the coding sequence ATGCGTAAAGTACTAGCCTTTGTTTTGTCTGTAGCCGCGAATTGGAGTTTCGCCCAGGAGCTTAATTGCAAGGTTACTATTAACGCAGACCAGATTCAGACTTCTGACCGGTCGGTTTTTAAAGATATGGAACGTGCGTTTGCTGGTTTCCTCAATTCCCGCAAATGGACAAACGATACATATAAGAATCACGAAAAAATCAATTGCACTATTTTTCTGAACATCGGCCGTATGCCATCAATCGGAAACTTTGCAGCTAACGCACAAATCACCGCGGCCCGCCCGATTTTTAATACTAACTACGAAACCGTTCTGCTGAACTTTGCCGATCGTGAATTTGAATTCTCCTACATCGAGTCGCAGCCGATGGATTATAACGACAACGCTTATATCAACAACCTCACCTCATTACTGGCTTTTTATGCTTACGCGATTCTAGCGGTAGACTATGATTCTTTCAGCGAAATGGGCGGCAACCCATACGTCCAAAAGATGTTGCTGGTAGTGAACAATGCCCAGGGTAGTAATAGCCCGGGTTGGGATGCGTTGGGGAATAATCGCAGCAGGTACGCATTGCTGGAGAGCATGAACAACCCACAGCAAGCGGACATTCGCAAAGGATCATACAAATATCATCGCCTGGCCCTCGACAATTACCAGAAAGATCCGGGACAAAGTCAGGAGCAAATCCTGGACGTGATCAAGTCGATTAAGAAAGTCTACGGGGTTTATCCGACCTCGGTGTTAGTATCTTCTTTTTTTGATGCCAAATTCAATGAATTGGCCAATGTTTTCTCCGAAGCATCGCTTAACATCAAACGTGAAGCCTATGATCTGCTAACCTCGGTCGATCCCAAGCGCACCGTTTATCAAAAGATCATCTCCGACAACTAA
- the asnS gene encoding asparagine--tRNA ligase, with protein sequence MKRTKIKELLKTQPAGQTVKVQGWVRTLRNNQFIAINDGSTINNIQAVVELNSLDESTLKRITTGACLSITGELIPSPAKGQAVEIKVKELEVLGDSDAEKFPLQPKKHSMEFLREIAHLRARTNTFGAVMRVRHAMAFAVHKFFNDRGFFYIHTPVITGSDAEGAGAMFRVTTLDINKPPRDEQGHIDHKQDFFGRETNLTVSGQLEGETYALALSDIYTFGPTFRAENSNTTRHLAEFWMIEPEMAFYDIHDNMQLATDLLQYLVKYALDNCADDLEFLNKRAQEEEAAKPQDQRSELGLIDRLKFVVENDFQRLSYTEAIDILKNSNPNKKKKFQYLIEDWGVDLQSEHERYLVEKHFKKPVILYNYPKGIKAFYMRQNEDGKTVAAMDVLFPGIGEIIGGSQREERYENLVQRVREMKLPEKELWWYLDLRRFGSAPHSGFGLGFERLILFVTGMTNIRDVIPFPRFPGNAEF encoded by the coding sequence ATGAAGCGAACCAAGATCAAAGAGTTATTGAAAACCCAGCCTGCCGGTCAGACCGTGAAAGTTCAGGGATGGGTACGAACACTGAGAAACAACCAATTCATAGCCATCAACGATGGCTCCACAATAAATAATATCCAGGCTGTAGTGGAACTCAATAGTCTCGATGAGAGCACACTGAAAAGAATAACCACGGGGGCATGTCTTTCGATCACGGGAGAACTGATTCCCTCCCCGGCTAAAGGTCAGGCTGTTGAAATAAAAGTAAAAGAGCTCGAAGTGCTGGGCGATAGCGATGCGGAAAAATTCCCGTTACAGCCCAAAAAACATTCGATGGAGTTTCTGCGTGAGATCGCTCACTTGCGTGCACGTACAAACACATTCGGGGCTGTGATGCGGGTTCGCCACGCGATGGCGTTTGCAGTACATAAATTTTTCAATGACCGCGGATTCTTTTATATCCACACACCGGTGATTACCGGTTCGGATGCCGAAGGTGCCGGTGCCATGTTCCGAGTAACAACTCTGGATATCAACAAACCTCCGCGTGATGAGCAGGGGCATATCGATCACAAACAGGATTTTTTTGGACGAGAAACCAACCTGACCGTGTCTGGCCAGTTGGAAGGAGAAACTTACGCCCTTGCACTGAGCGACATTTATACTTTCGGCCCGACATTCAGAGCTGAAAATTCAAATACAACACGCCACCTGGCGGAGTTCTGGATGATCGAACCTGAAATGGCTTTCTACGACATTCACGACAACATGCAACTGGCAACTGATCTTTTGCAATACCTGGTTAAGTATGCGCTTGATAATTGTGCGGACGATCTGGAGTTTCTGAACAAGCGTGCACAGGAGGAGGAAGCAGCCAAACCTCAGGACCAACGTAGCGAGCTCGGCTTGATAGACAGACTAAAATTTGTAGTGGAGAATGATTTTCAGCGGTTGAGCTACACGGAAGCTATCGACATTTTGAAAAACTCCAATCCTAACAAAAAGAAAAAATTCCAGTATCTCATTGAAGATTGGGGAGTGGATTTACAGAGTGAACATGAGCGCTACTTAGTCGAGAAGCATTTTAAGAAGCCGGTGATCCTTTACAATTATCCGAAAGGCATTAAGGCATTTTACATGCGCCAGAACGAAGATGGAAAGACTGTTGCGGCAATGGACGTGCTTTTCCCTGGAATAGGAGAGATCATCGGTGGCTCGCAACGTGAAGAGCGTTATGAAAACCTGGTGCAACGTGTGCGCGAAATGAAGCTGCCGGAAAAAGAACTTTGGTGGTATCTTGATCTACGCAGATTTGGTTCAGCCCCACATAGCGGTTTTGGACTTGGCTTCGAGCGATTGATTTTGTTTGTTACAGGCATGACGAATATCCGCGATGTAATTCCGTTTCCCAGATTCCCCGGGAATGCGGAGTTTTAA
- a CDS encoding tRNA nucleotidyltransferase, translating into MNFSEELEKISVFRTVAEVADRIGYETYAVGGYVRDLLLKRPCKDIDFVCVGSGIQLAEELAKELGNVPLSTFKNFGTAMVKYQDFDLEFVGARKESYNRDSRKPIVEDGTLDDDQKRRDFTINAMAISLNKKNYGDLVDPFGGVAHLAKKTIQTPLNPEITFSDDPLRMLRAIRFASLLNFDIEAGTFEAIVKNTSRLKIISMERISEELNKIILSPVPSYGFKLLFHSGLLKEFFPEMVALHGVEYVDNKAHKDNFFHTLQVLDNVAKVSNDLWLRWAAVMHDIAKPVTKRFDPTVGWTFHGHEDKGARMTPGIFRRMKLPMNEKMEFVQKLVRLHLRPIALVKEVTDSAVRRLLFDAGDDVDALMVLCRADITSKNTEKVTKYLGNFEKVQKKMIELEERDKIRNFQPPVTGDEIMHMFNLPASRIIGDLKEEIKDAILDGKIKNSREEALELLLKIAGEKGLTKQNINQ; encoded by the coding sequence ATGAATTTCAGCGAAGAATTAGAAAAGATTTCCGTTTTTAGAACAGTGGCAGAAGTAGCGGACCGCATAGGTTATGAAACGTATGCCGTTGGTGGATATGTACGCGACCTTCTCCTGAAACGACCCTGTAAAGACATCGACTTTGTGTGTGTGGGGAGTGGAATTCAACTCGCAGAGGAGTTAGCGAAAGAGCTGGGTAACGTCCCGCTGAGCACATTCAAGAATTTCGGTACAGCGATGGTCAAGTATCAGGATTTTGACCTGGAGTTTGTGGGTGCCCGTAAGGAATCATATAACCGGGACTCACGTAAACCGATCGTGGAAGACGGTACGTTGGATGACGATCAAAAAAGAAGAGATTTTACTATCAACGCCATGGCCATAAGCCTGAATAAGAAAAATTATGGCGACCTGGTAGACCCTTTTGGCGGTGTGGCGCATCTGGCCAAAAAGACAATTCAGACGCCCCTCAATCCTGAAATCACTTTTTCCGATGACCCGTTGCGCATGCTTCGGGCTATCCGTTTTGCATCACTGCTGAATTTTGACATTGAAGCAGGCACGTTTGAAGCTATTGTGAAAAACACTTCACGTCTCAAGATTATTTCCATGGAAAGAATCAGCGAGGAGTTAAATAAAATCATTTTGTCACCAGTGCCTTCGTATGGGTTTAAGCTCCTTTTTCACAGCGGCCTCCTCAAGGAATTTTTTCCCGAGATGGTGGCACTCCATGGTGTAGAGTACGTGGATAATAAAGCGCATAAAGACAATTTCTTTCACACCCTGCAAGTGCTCGACAATGTTGCGAAGGTTTCAAACGACTTATGGCTCCGCTGGGCCGCGGTCATGCACGACATCGCCAAGCCTGTGACTAAACGTTTTGATCCAACCGTAGGATGGACTTTTCATGGACACGAAGACAAAGGCGCCCGGATGACCCCCGGCATTTTCAGAAGAATGAAATTGCCGATGAACGAAAAGATGGAATTTGTTCAGAAGCTGGTGCGACTACACTTGCGACCAATTGCGCTAGTGAAAGAAGTTACCGATTCAGCAGTACGCAGACTCCTGTTTGATGCAGGAGATGATGTTGATGCATTGATGGTTTTATGCAGGGCTGATATCACTTCTAAAAACACTGAAAAGGTGACGAAGTACCTGGGTAACTTTGAGAAAGTGCAGAAAAAAATGATCGAGTTGGAGGAACGCGACAAGATCAGGAACTTTCAACCGCCCGTCACGGGTGATGAGATCATGCATATGTTCAATTTACCGGCCAGCAGGATCATAGGTGATTTGAAAGAAGAAATAAAAGATGCCATTCTTGATGGGAAAATAAAAAACTCACGGGAAGAAGCCCTCGAATTGCTACTTAAGATCGCCGGTGAAAAGGGATTGACTAAACAAAACATAAACCAATAA
- a CDS encoding aminopeptidase: MKLRFLCLGLALISLQSLAQVDAVKIKQHIKILSSDSLKGRGVGSEGERMAVAYIEGQFKKLDLQPMGEAKNFQQSFPFKGGVHGTGTEGTANNIIGFVDNGATETVIIGAHHDHLGMGENGSSLDANPQGKIHNGADDNASGVAGVIELARYFAKNKKKEKYNFLFMTFSGEELGLFGSKYFTEHPTIDLTKVNYMINLDMVGRLDPVSKSLAVSGTGTSGIWENELKKLSSDNLKIKTDSAGVGPSDHTSFYLKNIPVLHFFTGSHSDYHKPSDDWEKINFEGEKQVLELIIKLVEDLDASPKLNFLTTKNKSMGSARSFKVTMGVMPSYTSSDAGLKVDGVTDGKPAQKAGILTGDVIVQIGDLQIKDIQAYMDALGKFQKGQTVPVKVKRNNEVISLNVTF, from the coding sequence ATGAAATTAAGATTCCTCTGTTTAGGACTGGCATTGATCTCCCTTCAATCCTTGGCCCAGGTTGACGCAGTCAAAATCAAACAACATATTAAGATTTTGTCGTCCGACTCGCTGAAAGGCAGAGGCGTGGGTAGTGAGGGGGAGCGAATGGCTGTGGCATACATCGAAGGGCAATTCAAAAAACTGGACCTGCAACCGATGGGTGAGGCCAAAAACTTTCAGCAATCTTTTCCTTTCAAGGGAGGAGTGCATGGTACAGGAACAGAAGGCACAGCGAACAATATCATCGGTTTCGTTGACAATGGTGCTACGGAGACAGTCATTATTGGTGCCCACCACGACCACCTTGGAATGGGAGAGAATGGTAGTTCACTTGATGCCAATCCTCAGGGAAAAATTCATAACGGTGCAGACGACAACGCTTCGGGGGTAGCCGGGGTGATTGAACTGGCTCGCTATTTTGCCAAAAACAAAAAGAAAGAAAAATACAATTTCCTATTCATGACTTTCAGCGGTGAAGAGCTCGGGCTATTTGGATCTAAATATTTCACGGAGCACCCTACCATCGACCTGACAAAAGTCAACTATATGATTAACCTGGATATGGTTGGGCGGCTGGATCCGGTTTCAAAATCATTGGCTGTAAGTGGTACCGGAACGAGCGGCATATGGGAAAATGAATTGAAGAAACTCTCTTCTGATAACCTCAAAATCAAAACGGACTCTGCCGGGGTGGGGCCTTCGGATCATACTTCATTTTATTTGAAAAATATTCCGGTGCTTCATTTCTTTACAGGTTCGCACAGTGATTACCACAAGCCATCTGACGATTGGGAAAAAATCAACTTTGAAGGTGAGAAGCAAGTGCTGGAATTGATCATCAAATTGGTGGAAGACCTTGATGCTTCTCCTAAACTGAATTTTCTTACAACGAAAAATAAATCCATGGGTTCAGCACGCTCATTCAAAGTAACGATGGGCGTGATGCCGAGCTATACTTCCAGTGATGCCGGGCTAAAAGTGGATGGGGTTACCGATGGCAAGCCCGCACAAAAGGCCGGGATACTGACCGGTGATGTGATTGTACAAATCGGAGACTTGCAGATCAAAGATATCCAGGCCTACATGGATGCACTGGGTAAATTTCAAAAAGGCCAAACAGTTCCTGTTAAGGTGAAAAGGAATAATGAAGTGATCTCGCTCAATGTTACGTTCTAG
- the coaBC gene encoding phosphopantothenoylcysteine decarboxylase, which yields MLSGKRILLGVTGSIAAYKAALLTRLLVKAGAEVKIVMTSAATEFITPLTLATLSKNPVLTSFSKNETEEWNNHVELGLWADAVVIAPASANTLAKMANGLCDNLLQAVYLSARCKAFFAPAMDLDMLQHPSTQSNIQKLTSFGNELIKPGYGELASGLVGDGRMAEPEEIVAYLEQFFGANQKLKGKKALVTAGPTHEAIDPVRFIGNNSSGKMGFAIAEELASQGAEVNLVSGPTHLTLNNPAVKLMRVTSAEEMYKACALLFPSTDITVLSAAVADFKPVSRADQKIKKGDAGLTVELVKTNDIAAELGKLKKPTQFTVGFALETENETANAEKKIASKNFDLIVLNSLNDNGAGFGHDTNKITLINRKNEAQKFSLKSKKEVARDIVNAIIENSHA from the coding sequence ATGCTATCCGGCAAACGGATACTTCTTGGAGTTACGGGCAGTATCGCTGCGTACAAAGCCGCCTTGCTCACACGTTTGCTGGTGAAAGCCGGTGCAGAAGTCAAAATAGTTATGACTTCGGCAGCGACCGAATTTATTACTCCGCTTACCCTCGCCACGCTTTCTAAAAATCCGGTGCTCACCTCGTTTTCAAAAAACGAGACTGAGGAATGGAACAATCACGTTGAATTAGGTCTGTGGGCTGATGCTGTGGTGATTGCGCCTGCCTCAGCGAATACGTTGGCGAAGATGGCTAACGGCCTTTGCGACAATTTACTTCAAGCTGTCTATCTCAGTGCACGTTGCAAAGCGTTCTTTGCGCCAGCCATGGACCTGGACATGCTACAGCATCCTTCCACGCAATCCAATATTCAGAAACTGACGAGCTTTGGAAACGAGTTGATCAAACCCGGTTATGGAGAATTGGCTAGCGGACTGGTGGGAGATGGCCGGATGGCAGAACCGGAGGAGATTGTAGCATACCTCGAACAATTCTTTGGAGCCAACCAAAAATTGAAGGGCAAAAAGGCGCTAGTTACAGCAGGGCCTACTCATGAAGCAATCGACCCGGTGCGCTTTATAGGCAATAATTCTTCGGGAAAAATGGGATTTGCGATAGCTGAAGAACTCGCAAGCCAGGGAGCCGAAGTTAACTTGGTTTCAGGCCCCACTCATCTTACATTGAACAATCCAGCGGTCAAGTTGATGCGGGTGACTTCTGCCGAAGAAATGTACAAAGCCTGCGCACTCTTATTCCCTTCAACAGACATTACCGTTCTATCCGCAGCCGTGGCTGACTTTAAACCGGTATCACGAGCAGATCAGAAAATTAAAAAAGGAGATGCTGGCCTCACTGTGGAATTAGTAAAGACCAATGATATTGCTGCAGAACTTGGCAAACTGAAAAAACCGACTCAGTTTACGGTTGGTTTTGCTCTGGAAACGGAGAATGAAACGGCTAACGCAGAGAAGAAAATCGCTTCCAAGAACTTTGACCTTATTGTGTTGAACTCACTCAACGACAATGGCGCAGGGTTTGGTCATGACACCAACAAAATTACGCTGATCAACCGGAAGAATGAGGCTCAAAAATTTTCTTTGAAATCTAAAAAAGAAGTCGCGCGCGATATCGTTAATGCTATTATCGAGAATAGCCATGCGTAA
- a CDS encoding UPF0114 protein, giving the protein MGLWKSVNKAIENTIEYTVFASRWFQAPIYMGLVFGSGMYAYKFIGELVTLGMNIEIWSEVQVMLAILGLIDISMVMNLLIIVIIGGYSIFTSRIDFDEQEDRPHWIDNLDADRLKVKLATSLASISGVHLLKTFIDIHEEAKTEGFDSLKYEIVIHLVFIVSALILAWIARVLNHN; this is encoded by the coding sequence ATGGGGCTATGGAAAAGTGTTAACAAGGCGATAGAAAACACCATCGAATACACAGTCTTTGCATCCAGGTGGTTTCAAGCACCAATCTACATGGGGCTTGTATTCGGATCAGGAATGTATGCTTACAAGTTTATCGGTGAACTTGTAACTCTTGGAATGAATATAGAAATATGGTCTGAAGTTCAGGTCATGCTTGCCATCCTCGGTCTGATCGATATTTCGATGGTAATGAACCTACTGATCATTGTTATTATTGGTGGTTATTCAATTTTTACCAGCCGCATTGATTTTGATGAACAAGAAGACCGACCGCATTGGATTGATAACCTGGATGCTGATCGTTTGAAAGTTAAACTGGCAACTTCGCTTGCATCTATCTCCGGGGTACATTTGCTGAAGACATTTATCGACATTCATGAAGAAGCCAAGACGGAAGGTTTTGATTCTTTGAAATATGAAATTGTGATCCACTTGGTGTTTATTGTTTCCGCATTGATCCTGGCTTGGATTGCGCGTGTTCTGAACCACAATTGA